Proteins from a genomic interval of Nocardia sp. BMG51109:
- a CDS encoding ABC transporter substrate-binding protein, which produces MSPGKRVRAVAAMLLATVVLAGCAGPAVEEPGDAGRGVTVLLGQLRGSWQQQETSDWFSGQVWSQIVDTLLYRDKDGSVEPYLARSWDVSPDGLRYSFHLRRGVTFSDGTRFDARVAADNLNLLGLGDKTRGIPRNANMPQSFRSATPVGDDTVEVTLETPGNGLPEALTGLTTGMLAESTINGSLEYQSDLANVVATGPYTVSSVDPEKQVVLRRRGDYDWPRAGAPHAGPAQIERLTFNALKEDGLRVRALEAGQADVIHYVEPTEEKRLAEAGYHLLYSKYLGAVYGLQLRLTADHVGDVRVRRAVQHGLDRQDLLTTLYNENWEPAHSIFQDNVEGTLDLSKEFAYDPALAGRLLDEAGWTGRDGDGYRTRDGRRLSLYVYPSVYITTSGTELQLVAQQLRKLGIELQIRGTDFNSYTTQTLSPKLPVYEIHWSMYSFTSLVSWWGSKKQNVFRAGNPTLDDLLAGIVAASSPEQLHPLLADLQRLLIDQAYFIPLHQIYETFATAPHVHGLDATGLGRLVFYDATLDARQGSDS; this is translated from the coding sequence ATGAGCCCCGGTAAGCGCGTGCGTGCGGTCGCGGCGATGCTGCTCGCCACCGTGGTACTCGCCGGCTGCGCGGGGCCTGCGGTCGAGGAGCCCGGCGATGCCGGCCGCGGCGTGACGGTACTGCTGGGGCAGCTGCGCGGGTCGTGGCAGCAGCAGGAGACCAGCGACTGGTTCTCCGGGCAGGTCTGGAGCCAGATCGTCGACACGCTGCTCTACCGCGACAAGGACGGTTCCGTCGAGCCGTATCTGGCGCGGAGCTGGGACGTCTCACCGGATGGGCTGCGCTATTCCTTCCACCTCCGGCGCGGCGTGACGTTCTCGGACGGCACACGATTCGACGCCCGGGTCGCGGCGGACAATCTGAACCTGCTGGGACTGGGCGACAAGACGCGCGGCATTCCCCGCAATGCCAATATGCCCCAAAGCTTCCGGTCCGCCACGCCTGTCGGCGACGACACCGTCGAGGTGACGCTCGAGACGCCGGGTAACGGCCTGCCCGAGGCATTGACCGGTCTCACCACGGGCATGCTGGCCGAATCCACGATCAACGGCAGCCTCGAGTACCAGTCGGATCTCGCGAATGTCGTTGCCACCGGGCCCTATACGGTGTCCTCGGTCGATCCGGAGAAGCAGGTCGTCCTGCGACGCCGCGGCGACTACGACTGGCCCCGCGCCGGGGCACCGCACGCCGGTCCCGCGCAGATCGAACGGCTCACCTTCAACGCCCTGAAGGAAGACGGCCTGCGGGTGCGCGCGCTCGAGGCCGGCCAGGCCGACGTCATCCACTACGTCGAGCCCACCGAGGAGAAGCGGCTGGCCGAGGCCGGATACCACCTGCTGTACTCGAAATACCTGGGCGCCGTGTACGGATTGCAGCTGCGCTTGACCGCCGACCACGTCGGCGACGTCCGGGTGCGGCGCGCCGTCCAGCACGGGCTCGATCGGCAGGATCTGCTGACGACGCTGTACAACGAGAATTGGGAGCCCGCGCATTCGATCTTCCAGGACAACGTCGAGGGAACGCTCGACCTGAGCAAGGAATTCGCCTACGACCCGGCCCTCGCCGGCCGGCTCCTGGACGAGGCGGGCTGGACCGGCCGCGACGGCGACGGATACCGGACCCGGGACGGCCGCCGCCTGAGCCTGTACGTCTATCCGTCGGTGTACATCACCACCTCGGGAACCGAATTACAGCTCGTCGCACAGCAATTGCGCAAGCTCGGGATCGAGTTGCAGATCCGGGGCACCGACTTCAACAGCTACACCACGCAGACGCTGAGCCCGAAACTGCCCGTGTACGAGATCCATTGGTCGATGTACAGCTTCACCTCGCTGGTGAGCTGGTGGGGAAGCAAGAAGCAGAATGTCTTCCGCGCCGGCAACCCAACTCTGGACGACCTGCTGGCCGGCATCGTCGCCGCCTCGTCCCCCGAGCAACTGCACCCCTTGCTCGCCGATCTGCAACGGCTGCTGATCGATCAGGCGTATTTCATTCCCCTGCACCAGATCTACGAGACCTTCGCGACCGCGCCCCACGTGCACGGTCTCGACGCCACCGGACTGGGCCGACTGGTCTTCTACGACGCGACGCTGGACGCGAGACAAGGATCCGACAGCTGA
- a CDS encoding GAF domain-containing protein, whose translation MTFDPVPLTGDRATGYDQLAGQAAALLAGEPDRIANAANLSALVYHSLLEVNWAGFYFYDGHELVVGPFQGKPACVRIALGKGVCGTAAETRRTQLVPDVHTFPGHIACDADSRSEIVVPLIRDDTLIGVLDLDSPRPGRFDDTDRRGLETLAAVFVNSPTTF comes from the coding sequence ATGACCTTCGATCCTGTCCCGCTCACCGGAGATCGCGCCACCGGGTACGACCAGCTCGCCGGACAGGCCGCGGCGCTGCTGGCGGGGGAACCCGACCGGATCGCCAACGCCGCCAACCTGAGTGCCCTCGTGTACCACTCACTGCTGGAGGTGAACTGGGCCGGCTTCTACTTCTACGACGGACACGAACTGGTGGTCGGCCCGTTTCAGGGTAAACCGGCGTGCGTCCGGATCGCCCTCGGGAAGGGTGTGTGCGGTACCGCCGCCGAGACCCGCCGCACCCAGCTCGTTCCCGATGTCCATACCTTTCCGGGGCATATCGCCTGCGACGCCGATTCCCGGTCGGAGATCGTGGTGCCGCTGATCCGCGACGACACCCTGATCGGCGTCCTCGATCTCGACAGCCCTCGCCCCGGGCGATTCGACGACACGGACCGGCGCGGACTGGAAACCCTCGCAGCCGTTTTCGTGAATTCGCCGACCACGTTCTGA
- a CDS encoding MFS transporter: MSETIETSAPEPTPASPARRTAGFLGLAIASFLGCVDLTIVTTALPSITHDLDTSLGVAQLVLSAFLTALAMFMVTAGRLGDHLGRKQTLLIGIAVFVLASVGAALSPSVGPLVVARFVQGAACAILYTGTSTLVETLFPAGARGRAVGRLYAVNGVGLALGPVLGGLLVPAFGWAAVFWINVPFGVAALAAIAVAVPAPAPSPRVGLDLPGQALVAVTVAALVAVASLPETTGRLSTPVVIAVVLAVLGAAATAVVERRARTPLLRLALFTHPRFRVALASDFFLAVFYASALLVLPPYLADRHALDVRATGLLLLLVSATMALTSPRVGRWVDRNGPTLPLKWGFGAFAGTAVLVVVGALSGSLPALLIGFVFFGAGWALILAPATLAALSAVDADESGFAVGASWTFHNLGGALGAAVAAGLYAAPGPQTGLARVGVVLLLAAIVGLLANLLITRSTQAER, encoded by the coding sequence ATGAGCGAAACCATCGAGACGTCTGCTCCCGAGCCGACACCGGCCTCGCCCGCACGACGCACGGCCGGCTTCCTCGGCCTGGCCATCGCCTCGTTCCTCGGCTGCGTCGACCTCACGATCGTCACGACCGCGCTGCCGTCCATCACCCACGATCTGGACACGTCGCTCGGTGTAGCGCAGTTGGTCCTGAGTGCCTTCCTCACCGCCCTGGCCATGTTCATGGTGACCGCGGGTCGGCTGGGAGATCACTTGGGGCGCAAGCAAACTCTGTTGATCGGCATCGCGGTGTTCGTGCTCGCCTCGGTGGGCGCGGCACTCTCACCGTCGGTCGGCCCGCTGGTGGTGGCCCGCTTCGTCCAGGGGGCCGCGTGCGCGATCCTCTACACGGGGACCTCGACGCTGGTCGAGACCCTGTTTCCGGCGGGGGCCCGCGGTCGCGCTGTCGGCCGGCTGTATGCGGTCAACGGCGTCGGCCTCGCGCTCGGGCCGGTGCTCGGCGGCCTGCTGGTTCCGGCCTTCGGGTGGGCGGCCGTGTTCTGGATCAACGTCCCGTTCGGCGTCGCGGCGCTGGCCGCCATCGCCGTCGCGGTGCCCGCACCGGCGCCGAGCCCGCGGGTAGGGCTGGATCTGCCCGGCCAGGCGCTGGTCGCGGTGACCGTCGCGGCGCTGGTCGCGGTGGCCTCGCTGCCGGAGACGACGGGCCGGCTGAGCACGCCGGTCGTGATCGCCGTGGTGCTGGCGGTTCTCGGCGCCGCCGCGACCGCTGTGGTGGAGCGCCGCGCGCGTACCCCCCTGTTGCGACTGGCGCTGTTCACGCACCCGCGTTTCCGTGTCGCGCTCGCCTCGGACTTCTTTCTGGCCGTCTTCTATGCCTCGGCACTGCTCGTCCTGCCGCCGTACCTGGCCGATCGCCACGCTCTCGATGTCCGTGCTACGGGCCTGTTGCTGCTTCTGGTGAGCGCCACCATGGCACTCACGTCCCCGCGCGTCGGGCGATGGGTCGACCGCAACGGCCCCACGCTGCCGCTGAAGTGGGGCTTCGGTGCGTTCGCCGGCACCGCCGTCCTCGTCGTGGTGGGCGCGCTGAGCGGATCGCTACCGGCGCTGCTCATCGGGTTCGTATTCTTCGGCGCCGGCTGGGCCCTCATTCTCGCGCCCGCGACTCTCGCCGCACTCTCGGCCGTCGACGCCGACGAGTCGGGCTTCGCGGTCGGCGCGTCGTGGACCTTCCACAATCTGGGCGGCGCGTTGGGCGCCGCGGTCGCCGCCGGACTGTACGCGGCGCCCGGTCCGCAGACCGGACTCGCCCGCGTCGGGGTCGTACTGCTGCTCGCGGCGATCGTGGGACTGCTCGCGAACCTGCTCATCACCCGTTCCACGCAGGCCGAACGATGA
- a CDS encoding SUMF1/EgtB/PvdO family nonheme iron enzyme, with translation MHRRRCRSGHPAIWLVVCTDTPDEHTAVEGNGSALPRSRDTGPAFDIDAFAQSTRTRHPVDGRSSGFRRVYLSGPQDKPEWVPGFWIDAFSVTNGDYSRFVAATCHMPPQHWPDGCPPSDIVERPVVWVTHDDATAYAQWACKRLPNSLEWEKAARGTRGNVYPWGNQATPPNAMFAAAVPEDHAGRQLQSGASPFGAFDMCGNVWEWQASETTTGRYELKGSAFTSPFDRAAPAAHNDADHTMCDDDTGFRCATSDVNE, from the coding sequence GTGCACCGGCGGCGATGCCGATCCGGGCACCCTGCGATATGGCTTGTCGTCTGCACCGACACCCCCGACGAGCACACCGCCGTCGAGGGGAACGGCTCGGCGCTCCCGCGCAGTAGAGACACAGGTCCGGCCTTCGACATCGACGCCTTCGCCCAATCGACCCGAACCCGTCACCCGGTAGACGGCAGGTCATCTGGATTCCGAAGGGTCTATCTGTCCGGGCCGCAGGACAAACCCGAATGGGTGCCGGGCTTCTGGATCGACGCTTTTTCTGTCACAAACGGTGACTACTCCCGATTTGTCGCCGCCACCTGCCATATGCCGCCCCAGCACTGGCCGGACGGGTGCCCACCATCGGACATCGTCGAACGTCCCGTCGTATGGGTTACCCACGACGATGCCACCGCATACGCGCAATGGGCATGCAAGCGCCTCCCCAACAGCTTGGAATGGGAGAAAGCCGCGCGTGGCACGCGCGGCAATGTCTACCCGTGGGGAAATCAGGCCACCCCGCCAAATGCAATGTTCGCGGCAGCGGTCCCGGAAGACCACGCCGGTCGACAATTACAAAGCGGCGCAAGCCCATTCGGCGCCTTCGACATGTGCGGCAACGTGTGGGAATGGCAGGCAAGTGAAACCACCACCGGGAGATACGAACTTAAAGGCAGCGCCTTCACCTCTCCGTTCGACCGGGCAGCCCCCGCGGCCCACAACGACGCCGACCATACCATGTGCGACGACGACACCGGATTCCGTTGCGCCACTTCCGATGTGAATGAATGA
- a CDS encoding cytochrome c oxidase assembly protein — MSSPQDPSVESEAAGVRSDSAAAFPALTVVATAVAALVAPIVVGLSAAQALTLLGIPDPGPLTTYGLPAVRAIADLSAALAVGSLLFAAFLTPPQRSGLLDVGGYRALRRAGIAALVWAGAATLLVPLTLSDTTGQPVRSTLRPEQVWHAIGEVDVAGSWRATAFMAVALAVGCRLALRWGWTPPLFGWAVCCLLPVALTGHSSSGGAHDIATNSLILHLVGVCLWVGGLFAVLAYAVRGGAHTGLAAQRFSLVATGAFAVVAVSGVINAWVRVPWSELFTTTYGRLVIAKTMALCVLGVVGFVQRRIAVPALRADPHDRAALIRYAGVEALVFAATIGLAVGLGRTPPPDLRRVPSPVEVELGYHLAGPPTIARILFDWRFDLIFGTLSIVLAVLYLTGVRRLRARGDTWPVGRTVAWLCGCAVLLIATSSGVGRYAPAMFSVHMAQHMLLSMLAPILFALGGPVLLTLRALPAAGRESPPGPREWVLAAVHNPVSRFMTQPVVATAFFVLGFYGLYLTGIFDAVVGTHGAHLAMNAHFLVSGYLFYWVVLGIDPKPRQVQPLTKVGMVFGSLPFHAFFGVALMSMTTVLGAWFYRSLGLSWNSDLLGDQRTGGGLAWASGEIPLVLVMLALLVQWSRSDNRAAKRMDRAAERDHDADLAAHNAMFAELARRDREVRG, encoded by the coding sequence ATGTCGTCACCGCAGGACCCGTCCGTCGAATCCGAGGCAGCGGGTGTCCGGTCGGATTCGGCGGCGGCGTTTCCCGCGCTCACGGTGGTCGCGACGGCTGTGGCGGCGTTGGTCGCGCCGATCGTGGTGGGCCTGTCCGCAGCTCAGGCGCTGACGCTGCTCGGAATTCCCGATCCTGGTCCGCTGACCACTTACGGTCTGCCGGCGGTGCGCGCGATCGCCGATCTCTCCGCCGCGCTGGCGGTCGGCTCGCTGCTGTTCGCGGCATTTCTCACGCCTCCGCAGCGTAGTGGACTGCTGGACGTCGGCGGGTACCGCGCGCTGCGGCGCGCCGGGATCGCGGCACTGGTGTGGGCCGGCGCGGCCACACTGCTGGTTCCGCTGACGCTGTCGGACACCACCGGGCAACCGGTCCGCTCGACGCTGCGGCCCGAGCAGGTCTGGCACGCCATCGGCGAGGTCGACGTCGCCGGATCCTGGCGGGCGACGGCCTTCATGGCCGTCGCGCTGGCGGTCGGATGCCGGCTGGCGCTGCGTTGGGGATGGACGCCGCCGTTGTTCGGGTGGGCGGTGTGCTGCCTGTTGCCGGTCGCGCTCACCGGGCACTCGTCGTCGGGCGGTGCGCACGATATCGCCACCAACAGCCTGATCCTGCACCTGGTCGGGGTGTGCCTGTGGGTGGGCGGACTGTTCGCGGTGCTGGCGTACGCGGTGCGCGGGGGTGCGCACACCGGCCTGGCGGCGCAGCGGTTCTCGCTGGTGGCGACCGGCGCCTTCGCCGTCGTCGCGGTGAGCGGCGTGATCAACGCCTGGGTCCGGGTGCCGTGGAGCGAGCTGTTCACCACCACCTACGGCCGGTTGGTGATCGCCAAGACCATGGCGCTGTGTGTGCTCGGTGTCGTCGGATTCGTGCAGCGGCGCATCGCCGTGCCCGCGCTGCGGGCGGATCCGCACGACCGGGCCGCGCTGATCCGCTATGCCGGTGTGGAGGCGCTGGTGTTCGCGGCCACCATCGGGCTCGCCGTCGGCCTCGGCCGCACGCCGCCCCCGGATCTGCGCCGGGTTCCGTCGCCCGTCGAGGTGGAGCTCGGATACCACCTGGCCGGTCCGCCCACGATCGCGAGAATCCTGTTCGACTGGCGCTTCGATCTGATCTTCGGGACGCTGTCGATCGTGCTTGCTGTGCTGTATCTGACCGGGGTGCGGCGATTGCGTGCCCGCGGCGACACCTGGCCGGTCGGGCGCACCGTCGCGTGGCTGTGCGGTTGCGCGGTCCTGCTGATCGCCACCAGTTCGGGGGTGGGCCGCTACGCCCCGGCCATGTTCAGCGTGCACATGGCTCAGCACATGCTGTTGTCGATGCTGGCGCCGATCCTGTTCGCGCTGGGCGGTCCGGTGCTGCTGACACTGCGTGCGCTGCCGGCGGCGGGCCGCGAGTCACCGCCGGGTCCGCGCGAATGGGTGCTGGCCGCCGTGCACAATCCGGTGTCCCGGTTCATGACCCAGCCCGTGGTGGCCACGGCGTTTTTCGTCCTCGGGTTCTACGGGCTGTATCTCACCGGAATCTTCGACGCGGTGGTCGGCACGCACGGTGCGCATCTGGCGATGAATGCGCACTTCCTGGTGTCGGGGTACCTCTTCTACTGGGTGGTGCTCGGCATCGATCCCAAGCCGCGACAGGTGCAGCCGCTGACCAAGGTGGGCATGGTGTTCGGGTCGCTGCCTTTCCACGCCTTCTTCGGCGTCGCGCTGATGAGCATGACGACCGTGCTCGGCGCCTGGTTCTACCGGTCGCTGGGGCTGAGCTGGAACAGCGATCTGCTCGGCGACCAGCGCACCGGTGGCGGGCTGGCCTGGGCCAGCGGCGAGATTCCGCTGGTGCTGGTGATGCTGGCGCTGCTGGTCCAGTGGTCGCGCAGCGACAACCGGGCGGCCAAGCGGATGGACCGCGCCGCCGAGCGCGACCACGACGCCGATCTGGCCGCGCACAACGCCATGTTCGCCGAACTGGCGCGGCGGGACCGGGAGGTCCGGGGGTGA
- a CDS encoding threonine/serine dehydratase — MTDARKVVRLYRSDVRAARLRLGRRIRVTPVFHTEVTGPHGPVKVTFKLEYLQYGGTFKVRGSLNALLENKGDARGVIIASGGNAGIAAALACALQQRPCTVVVPESAPHTKVAAMWAYGAEVLWHGTTYADAKGYADGLAAERDALQLHAYDLPAVVAGAGVVGLEIERQVHGRPPVLAAVGGGGLASGIAAALGMRGRVVGVEPKGAPTLHAALAADRAVDVHVNSIAADALGATRIGAIPLELAQRYRMASVLVTDDAIAMAREYLWREFRIVVEPAGAVALAAIQSGAYVPEPGERPVLVLCGANTDPATL; from the coding sequence GTGACCGATGCGCGAAAGGTCGTGCGGTTGTACCGGTCCGACGTGCGGGCGGCGCGGCTGCGCCTGGGCCGCCGGATCCGGGTCACGCCGGTCTTCCACACCGAGGTGACCGGTCCGCACGGTCCGGTGAAGGTGACGTTCAAGCTCGAGTACCTGCAGTACGGCGGCACCTTCAAGGTGCGGGGCAGCCTGAACGCGCTGCTCGAGAACAAGGGTGACGCCCGCGGCGTCATCATCGCCTCCGGCGGTAACGCCGGTATCGCCGCCGCGCTGGCGTGTGCCCTGCAGCAGCGGCCGTGCACGGTGGTGGTGCCCGAGTCGGCGCCGCATACCAAGGTGGCCGCCATGTGGGCCTACGGCGCCGAAGTGCTGTGGCACGGAACGACTTACGCCGACGCCAAGGGATATGCCGACGGGCTCGCCGCCGAGCGCGATGCCCTGCAGTTGCACGCCTACGACCTGCCCGCGGTGGTGGCCGGAGCCGGCGTCGTGGGGCTGGAGATCGAGCGGCAGGTGCACGGGCGCCCGCCGGTGCTGGCCGCCGTCGGTGGCGGCGGTCTGGCCTCCGGGATCGCGGCCGCACTGGGAATGCGCGGGCGCGTGGTCGGCGTCGAGCCGAAGGGCGCGCCCACGCTGCATGCCGCGCTCGCCGCGGACCGCGCGGTGGACGTGCACGTCAACAGCATCGCCGCGGATGCGTTGGGCGCCACCAGGATCGGTGCCATTCCCCTGGAACTCGCACAGCGCTACCGGATGGCCTCGGTGCTGGTGACCGACGATGCCATCGCGATGGCGCGGGAATACCTGTGGCGGGAGTTCCGGATCGTGGTCGAACCGGCGGGCGCGGTGGCGCTGGCGGCGATCCAGAGCGGCGCGTACGTGCCGGAACCGGGGGAGCGGCCGGTGCTCGTCTTGTGCGGGGCCAATACGGATCCGGCGACGCTGTAG
- the ssb gene encoding single-stranded DNA-binding protein, translating into MYEANTAVIGTVVTHPVRRSLPSGEQVVTFRMASNSRRFDRERGEWVQGASLFLTINCWRRLVEGVDASIRRGDPIIAYGQLRTHEYRTKDGVQRSDLEMRASALGPDLGRCSAPVLRRGAGNSAGSTAVAPEVPRQPVESGDAASTSASDTG; encoded by the coding sequence ATGTATGAGGCGAATACCGCCGTCATCGGCACGGTCGTGACGCATCCGGTGCGGCGCAGCCTGCCCAGCGGTGAGCAGGTGGTGACGTTCCGGATGGCCAGCAATTCCCGCCGCTTCGACCGCGAGCGCGGCGAGTGGGTGCAGGGTGCCAGCCTGTTCCTGACGATCAACTGCTGGCGGCGGCTGGTGGAGGGGGTGGACGCCTCGATCCGCCGCGGCGATCCGATCATCGCCTACGGTCAGCTGCGCACGCACGAGTACCGAACCAAGGACGGCGTGCAGCGCAGCGATCTGGAGATGCGCGCCAGCGCGCTGGGGCCCGACCTGGGCCGCTGTTCGGCGCCGGTGCTGCGCCGCGGCGCCGGGAACTCGGCCGGTTCCACAGCCGTTGCTCCCGAGGTACCGCGGCAGCCGGTGGAATCCGGCGATGCGGCCTCCACCTCCGCATCCGACACCGGATGA
- the ettA gene encoding energy-dependent translational throttle protein EttA produces the protein MAEFIYQMRKVRKAHGDKVVLDDVTLNFLPGAKIGVVGPNGAGKSSVLKIMAGLDQPNNGEAWIAPGATVGILQQEPPLNEEKTVRGNVEEGLGEIKVKLDRFNEIAELMATDYSDELMEEMGKLQEDLDHADAWDLDSQLEQAMDALRCPPPEEPVTTLSGGERRRVALCKLLLSKPDLLLLDEPTNHLDAESVLWLEQFLAQYEGAVLAVTHDRYFLDNVAGWILELDRGRTYPYEGNYSTYLEKKAERLAVQGKKDQKLQKRLKDELAWVRSGAKARQAKNKARLQRYEEMATEAEKVRKLDLEEIQIPAGPRLGNVVVEVQHLDKGFGDRQLIKDLSFTLPRNGIVGVIGPNGVGKTTLFKTIVGLEKPDSGEVKVGDTVKLSYVDQNRAGIDPKKTVWQVVSDGLDHIEVGNQEMPSRAYVSAFGFKGPDQQKPAGVLSGGERNRLNLALTLKQGGNLILLDEPTNDLDVETLSSLENALENFPGCAVVISHDRWFLDRTCTHILAWEGTDDNEADWFWFEGNFEAYEANKVERLGPEAARPHRVTHRKLTRD, from the coding sequence ATGGCTGAGTTCATTTACCAGATGCGCAAGGTTCGCAAGGCGCACGGCGACAAGGTCGTCCTCGACGATGTGACCTTGAACTTCTTGCCCGGCGCCAAGATCGGCGTCGTCGGTCCGAACGGCGCCGGTAAGTCGAGCGTGCTGAAGATCATGGCCGGACTGGACCAGCCGAACAACGGCGAGGCCTGGATCGCGCCCGGTGCGACGGTCGGCATCCTGCAGCAGGAGCCCCCGCTGAACGAGGAGAAGACCGTCCGCGGCAACGTCGAGGAGGGTCTCGGCGAGATCAAGGTGAAGCTGGACCGCTTCAACGAGATCGCCGAACTCATGGCCACCGACTACTCGGACGAGCTCATGGAGGAGATGGGCAAGCTCCAGGAGGATCTCGACCACGCCGACGCCTGGGATCTCGACTCCCAGCTCGAGCAGGCGATGGACGCGCTGCGCTGCCCGCCGCCCGAGGAGCCGGTGACCACCCTGTCCGGCGGTGAGCGCCGCCGGGTCGCGCTGTGCAAGCTGCTGCTGAGCAAGCCCGATCTGCTGCTGCTCGACGAGCCGACCAACCACCTCGACGCCGAGTCGGTGCTGTGGCTCGAGCAGTTCCTGGCCCAGTACGAGGGCGCCGTGCTGGCCGTGACGCACGACCGGTACTTCCTCGACAACGTCGCCGGCTGGATCCTCGAGCTCGACCGCGGCCGCACCTACCCCTACGAGGGCAACTACTCCACCTACCTGGAGAAGAAGGCCGAGCGCCTGGCGGTCCAGGGCAAGAAGGACCAGAAGCTGCAGAAGCGGCTGAAGGACGAATTGGCCTGGGTGCGTTCGGGCGCCAAGGCGCGTCAGGCCAAGAACAAGGCCCGCCTGCAGCGCTACGAGGAGATGGCGACCGAGGCCGAGAAGGTGCGCAAGCTCGACCTGGAGGAGATCCAGATCCCCGCGGGCCCGCGCCTGGGCAACGTCGTAGTGGAGGTCCAGCATCTGGACAAGGGCTTCGGCGATCGCCAGCTGATCAAGGACCTGTCGTTCACGCTGCCGCGCAACGGCATCGTCGGTGTCATCGGCCCCAACGGCGTCGGCAAGACCACGCTGTTCAAGACCATCGTCGGGCTGGAGAAGCCCGACAGCGGCGAGGTCAAGGTCGGCGACACGGTCAAGCTGAGCTATGTCGACCAGAACCGCGCCGGCATCGACCCGAAGAAGACGGTCTGGCAGGTGGTCTCCGACGGGCTCGACCACATCGAGGTCGGCAATCAGGAAATGCCTTCGCGCGCTTACGTTTCCGCGTTCGGGTTCAAGGGCCCGGATCAGCAGAAGCCGGCCGGTGTGCTGTCCGGTGGTGAGCGCAACCGGCTGAACCTGGCCCTGACGCTCAAGCAGGGCGGCAACCTGATCCTGCTCGACGAGCCGACCAACGACCTCGACGTGGAGACGCTGAGCTCGCTGGAGAACGCGCTGGAGAACTTCCCCGGCTGCGCCGTGGTCATCTCCCACGACCGCTGGTTCCTCGACCGCACCTGCACGCACATCCTGGCGTGGGAGGGCACCGACGACAACGAGGCCGACTGGTTCTGGTTCGAGGGCAACTTCGAGGCCTACGAGGCGAACAAGGTGGAGCGGCTGGGGCCGGAGGCGGCGCGTCCGCACCGGGTCACCCACCGCAAACTGACGCGCGACTGA